From the genome of Pseudanabaena sp. BC1403, one region includes:
- a CDS encoding CHASE2 domain-containing protein → MWINLKKIIWKLRGVLIVVPATTGILLGMRFVGIFQPLELAVYDLFFQWRPSESIDERIVIVAINESDIQKFGSPISDETLAKLLNLIRKQQPRVIGLDIYRDLPVPKQYGSEYQQLVNIFTSTPNLIGIRKVIINQDGSDVAASPILEKLNQVAANDFLPDGDGKIRRILLSLKDKHGKTITSLSAALALEYLKKENVSLEVVNPKTQQYKLGKAIFSPITENDGGYVRQGLGGYQILSNFRNFQDNFYTVSLSDVLNGNISQDIFRDRLVLIGITAESNTDYFITPYNSTTLGNSFPVTSGVILHANIASQLLANALDGRPIIQVWAKLTESLWIVMWAAIGGLLCNSRRDKRMLTSSKLAFRLPWKILTIFGLGGGLLTVSYIAFLWGWWLPVVPTLLALFSSAIAVTGYTTLSAGETRKRAILSVIPDLMFHVSVDGIYLGQVNYENEIDLLYPDFENIGKHVSQILPPEASDRQLFYMHQAIITGEMQIYEQQICVNGNCQDEEVRIVVSGANEVLFMVRNISDRKRAEAAIYQKNVELASTLDELTATQKQLLESEKYAALGSMVAGIAHEVNTPVGNSLMAASVLDNATNKFKESFDRGELKKSSLQAYLEKSKSSSEILLANLQRAAELIQNFKQVAIDQTSLEQRSFQVKDYIERTLISLAPQIQNTQHQIEVLGDNAITIQSYPGAFSQIITNLVLNSLTHAYQDIEESGQLKFEITQQADKVLIMYSDDGKGIQPDDLDKIFEPFFTTARARGGSGLGLHIIYNLVTQNLKGTILCESAVGKGTKFLITLPINLEL, encoded by the coding sequence ATGTGGATAAACCTAAAAAAGATAATTTGGAAATTGCGTGGAGTTTTGATTGTTGTCCCCGCGACAACAGGGATTTTGTTGGGAATGCGCTTTGTGGGGATTTTTCAACCATTAGAACTTGCTGTATATGACTTGTTCTTTCAATGGCGACCGTCAGAATCCATTGACGAACGCATCGTGATTGTCGCAATCAATGAATCCGACATCCAGAAGTTTGGTTCTCCTATTTCCGACGAAACCCTTGCCAAGCTCTTAAACTTAATTAGGAAACAGCAACCCAGAGTAATCGGGCTAGATATCTATCGAGATCTGCCAGTCCCCAAGCAATATGGTTCTGAATATCAACAACTAGTAAACATATTTACATCGACACCAAACCTAATCGGCATTCGCAAGGTGATCATTAATCAAGATGGTAGTGATGTAGCTGCTTCTCCTATTCTAGAGAAGCTGAATCAAGTAGCTGCCAACGATTTTCTTCCCGATGGCGACGGGAAGATTCGCCGTATCCTACTGTCACTTAAAGACAAACATGGTAAAACTATTACTAGTTTGAGTGCCGCATTAGCCCTCGAATATCTTAAAAAAGAGAATGTTAGCCTCGAAGTTGTTAATCCCAAAACACAGCAATATAAATTAGGAAAAGCAATATTTTCTCCCATCACTGAAAATGATGGAGGCTATGTTCGGCAAGGACTGGGAGGTTATCAAATATTATCAAATTTCCGCAATTTTCAGGATAACTTTTACACGGTTTCCCTAAGTGATGTACTTAATGGAAATATTTCTCAGGATATATTTCGCGATCGCCTTGTTCTCATCGGAATTACCGCAGAAAGTAACACTGACTACTTTATTACCCCATACAACAGCACAACATTAGGTAATTCTTTCCCCGTAACAAGTGGCGTAATTCTTCATGCTAATATTGCCAGTCAATTACTCGCTAACGCCCTTGACGGCCGACCCATCATACAAGTTTGGGCAAAATTAACCGAATCCTTGTGGATTGTGATGTGGGCAGCTATCGGTGGTCTATTGTGCAACAGTAGACGAGACAAAAGAATGCTGACATCATCAAAACTTGCATTTCGTCTACCTTGGAAAATCTTGACGATTTTTGGATTAGGCGGAGGGTTACTTACTGTAAGCTATATCGCATTTTTGTGGGGTTGGTGGTTGCCTGTAGTTCCTACTTTATTAGCTCTATTTAGTTCAGCGATCGCTGTCACAGGTTATACAACACTCAGCGCTGGTGAAACTCGCAAAAGGGCTATTCTTTCTGTTATTCCTGATTTGATGTTTCATGTCAGTGTGGATGGTATCTATCTTGGTCAGGTTAACTATGAAAATGAGATCGATTTGCTGTATCCCGATTTTGAGAATATTGGGAAGCATGTTTCCCAAATTCTACCGCCCGAAGCTAGCGATCGCCAACTTTTCTATATGCATCAGGCCATAATCACGGGGGAAATGCAAATTTATGAGCAGCAAATATGTGTAAATGGCAATTGCCAAGATGAGGAGGTACGTATAGTAGTTAGCGGAGCCAACGAAGTATTATTTATGGTTCGCAATATTAGCGATCGCAAACGCGCAGAAGCCGCAATTTATCAAAAAAATGTCGAATTAGCCAGCACCTTAGATGAGCTAACCGCTACACAGAAGCAACTATTAGAGTCAGAAAAGTATGCTGCGCTTGGCAGTATGGTGGCAGGTATCGCCCATGAGGTGAATACCCCTGTTGGCAATAGTTTAATGGCGGCTTCCGTTCTTGATAATGCGACAAATAAGTTTAAGGAATCTTTTGATCGCGGGGAACTGAAGAAATCTAGCTTACAAGCATATTTAGAAAAATCCAAAAGCAGTAGCGAAATTCTATTGGCTAACTTACAACGTGCTGCCGAACTCATCCAAAACTTTAAGCAAGTTGCAATTGATCAAACCAGTCTGGAACAGCGTAGCTTTCAAGTCAAAGACTATATCGAAAGAACTCTGATTAGCTTAGCCCCGCAGATCCAAAATACTCAACATCAAATTGAAGTCCTTGGCGATAATGCGATCACCATACAAAGTTATCCAGGTGCATTTTCGCAAATTATCACAAATTTAGTGCTAAATTCCCTTACCCATGCCTATCAAGATATAGAAGAATCTGGACAGTTGAAATTTGAAATTACTCAGCAAGCTGACAAAGTTCTAATTATGTACTCTGATGATGGCAAGGGTATTCAACCTGATGATTTAGACAAAATTTTTGAGCCTTTTTTTACGACAGCGAGAGCAAGAGGTGGCAGCGGTCTAGGGCTGCATATTATCTATAATCTTGTAACGCAAAATCTTAAGGGAACCATTCTCTGTGAAAGTGCAGTTGGTAAGGGTACAAAGTTTTTGATCACCTTACCAATTAACTTAGAGTTATAG
- a CDS encoding ankyrin repeat domain-containing protein codes for MNIFLRSSNFLLACSLVLSFSTNVYANAVYANDLSQSPESIKPINSQIKQINQEKTKQNLNSQLLIAAQNGNIKEVRSLISQATDVNVRDEYGWTPLLWAAMNGHTDVVRVLLVSGANPNTRNKYGWTPLMWAAGQGYGEIVRSLIASGARLNAQDRNGWTAIMWAWDGNHQETVAILRSIASN; via the coding sequence ATGAATATTTTTTTAAGAAGCTCAAACTTTTTATTAGCCTGTAGCCTCGTTCTTAGCTTTAGCACCAATGTCTATGCGAATGCTGTCTATGCAAATGATTTATCGCAAAGCCCTGAGTCTATCAAGCCAATTAATAGCCAAATCAAGCAAATTAACCAAGAAAAAACTAAGCAAAATCTTAATTCACAATTACTCATAGCTGCTCAAAATGGCAATATCAAGGAGGTGCGATCGCTAATTTCTCAAGCAACCGATGTCAATGTTCGCGATGAGTATGGCTGGACACCTTTGTTATGGGCAGCGATGAATGGACATACTGATGTTGTAAGGGTTTTATTAGTTTCAGGGGCAAATCCGAATACGCGCAATAAGTATGGTTGGACTCCACTCATGTGGGCAGCAGGTCAAGGCTATGGCGAAATCGTGCGATCGCTAATTGCCTCAGGGGCAAGACTAAACGCACAGGATCGCAATGGCTGGACAGCAATCATGTGGGCGTGGGATGGCAATCATCAAGAGACTGTCGCAATTTTGCGAAGTATTGCAAGCAACTAA
- a CDS encoding BCD family MFS transporter yields MNNQVDTANLDELPPKLPLLQMFRIGLFQMGLGIMSLLIAGLLNRLMINELTIPATLAAGFIAMPLFVSPTRVWFGQTSDAKTIFGTHRSGYVWIGAVVFAIIAFLLTQVMWKLGLSVHEIGWTGITYAWAVLLGAMFAIYGMAISFSSTPFAAMLVDISDEEDRSKLVGIVWSMLMVGIVIGAIAVSRLLPCTGAPPSEVSIYANSDRLVQLQKSINTVFMIIPVAVVGLSFFATYGIERKYSRYKLRVAQNHILNGTTATEDKLNLGRALRVLTASKQTGLFFSFLLMMTIGIFMQDAIMEPFGGAVFGMSICATTQLNAAFGTGTLIGLSSSGFLIVPRLGKENSTKLGCYLVAASCALLLIAGFTQKTVVLQVALALFGFASGITTSGALSLMLDLTAAETAGTFIGAWGLSQAIARGVATLSGGIVLDIGKKIFSTSIYAYSFVFVCEAAVMIIAVSLLSRVNVQEFRTDAKQAIAAVFTNEID; encoded by the coding sequence ATGAATAATCAAGTGGATACTGCAAATTTAGACGAACTGCCGCCTAAACTGCCACTGCTCCAGATGTTTCGGATCGGTTTATTTCAAATGGGCTTAGGGATCATGTCTTTGCTAATCGCTGGGCTGCTTAACCGCCTAATGATCAACGAATTGACAATTCCTGCTACCCTCGCCGCAGGATTTATTGCCATGCCTCTGTTTGTGTCACCGACACGAGTCTGGTTTGGGCAAACATCGGATGCTAAAACCATATTTGGAACCCATCGCTCAGGATATGTCTGGATTGGAGCGGTGGTATTTGCAATCATTGCCTTTTTGCTCACACAGGTAATGTGGAAGTTAGGACTTAGCGTTCATGAGATTGGCTGGACTGGTATCACCTATGCATGGGCAGTTTTACTTGGTGCAATGTTCGCTATTTATGGAATGGCAATCAGTTTTAGTTCCACTCCCTTTGCGGCAATGTTAGTGGATATATCCGATGAAGAGGATCGCTCAAAATTAGTTGGGATCGTCTGGTCGATGCTCATGGTGGGTATCGTCATTGGCGCGATCGCAGTTTCGAGACTTCTACCCTGTACAGGTGCGCCACCTAGCGAGGTGTCTATTTATGCAAATAGCGATCGCCTTGTCCAGCTCCAAAAATCAATTAATACCGTATTCATGATCATTCCTGTTGCCGTAGTTGGACTATCATTTTTTGCAACCTATGGTATTGAGCGAAAATATTCCCGATACAAATTGCGCGTTGCTCAAAATCATATTCTCAATGGAACTACTGCCACAGAAGATAAACTTAATCTCGGTCGGGCTTTGCGCGTATTAACTGCCAGTAAACAAACTGGTTTATTCTTCTCATTCTTACTGATGATGACCATCGGCATTTTCATGCAAGATGCGATTATGGAGCCATTTGGCGGCGCAGTATTTGGGATGAGCATTTGTGCAACTACCCAGCTTAATGCAGCGTTTGGAACAGGTACACTCATTGGTTTAAGCTCTTCAGGATTTTTAATTGTGCCGCGCCTTGGCAAAGAAAATTCGACAAAATTAGGTTGTTACTTAGTTGCAGCTAGCTGTGCTTTGCTATTGATTGCAGGCTTTACCCAAAAAACTGTTGTCTTGCAAGTAGCTCTCGCTCTATTTGGATTTGCTTCAGGAATTACAACTTCAGGCGCATTAAGTCTCATGCTTGACCTCACAGCCGCCGAAACCGCAGGAACATTTATCGGTGCTTGGGGATTATCTCAGGCGATCGCTAGAGGTGTCGCCACGCTCTCAGGCGGCATCGTGCTTGATATTGGCAAGAAAATCTTTAGTACCTCGATCTACGCCTATAGTTTTGTGTTTGTCTGTGAAGCTGCCGTGATGATTATTGCTGTAAGCTTACTCAGTCGCGTGAATGTGCAGGAATTTCGCACTGATGCAAAACAGGCGATCGCAGCTGTATTCACCAACGAAATTGACTAG
- a CDS encoding isochorismatase, producing the protein MTTQIVTQLPIPAFFDRHKVGSVWRVPYQDRANQAEAWAKQHGIAPAAKDRRKICLMAIDVQNTFCIADHELFVGGRSGTGAIEDNVRLCEFIYRNLHHISEIAPTMDTHTAMQIFHPIFWVNDAGEHPIPNATSITLEDVQKGKWKVNPAIAYSLAKGNYMAIQRHALHYVQKLSDEGKFPLTVWAYHSMLGGIGHALVSAVEEAMFFHNIARHSQTNFEIKGGNPLTENYSVLRPEVMDGADGRPIAQKNTRFLQRLLEFDAVIIAGQAKSHCVAWTIQDLLSEILAHDPKLAKKVYLLEDCTSPVVVPNVVDYSDQADAAFQRFADAGMHLVKSTDAMETWADLELT; encoded by the coding sequence ATGACTACTCAAATTGTTACTCAACTCCCTATTCCTGCATTCTTTGATCGCCACAAAGTCGGATCGGTATGGCGCGTTCCTTATCAAGATCGCGCTAACCAAGCCGAAGCATGGGCAAAACAACATGGCATCGCTCCCGCCGCTAAGGATCGCAGGAAAATTTGTCTGATGGCGATCGATGTGCAGAATACCTTCTGTATCGCCGATCATGAGTTGTTTGTGGGCGGACGATCTGGCACTGGTGCGATCGAGGACAATGTGCGGCTGTGTGAATTTATCTATCGCAATTTGCACCACATTAGTGAAATTGCACCCACGATGGATACTCACACCGCCATGCAAATCTTCCATCCCATCTTCTGGGTGAATGACGCAGGCGAACATCCGATTCCCAATGCTACATCGATTACGTTAGAAGATGTTCAAAAGGGTAAGTGGAAAGTAAATCCTGCGATCGCATATAGTCTTGCTAAAGGCAATTATATGGCAATTCAGCGCCACGCCTTGCATTATGTCCAGAAGCTTAGCGATGAAGGCAAGTTTCCTCTTACGGTTTGGGCTTATCACTCTATGCTCGGCGGTATTGGTCATGCGCTAGTTTCTGCGGTCGAGGAGGCAATGTTTTTCCATAATATTGCGCGTCATAGCCAGACTAATTTTGAGATTAAAGGCGGTAATCCTCTCACTGAGAACTATTCTGTCTTGCGTCCTGAAGTAATGGATGGAGCCGATGGCAGACCGATCGCACAGAAGAACACCCGTTTTCTACAAAGGTTACTGGAATTCGATGCGGTGATTATTGCAGGTCAAGCCAAGAGCCATTGTGTAGCTTGGACAATTCAAGATCTGCTGAGCGAGATTTTAGCTCACGATCCAAAATTAGCCAAGAAGGTCTATCTACTCGAAGATTGCACTTCGCCCGTGGTTGTTCCCAATGTTGTGGACTACAGCGATCAAGCTGATGCAGCCTTTCAGCGCTTTGCTGATGCAGGTATGCATCTAGTTAAATCCACTGATGCAATGGAAACTTGGGCAGATCTTGAACTTACGTAA
- a CDS encoding type II toxin-antitoxin system VapC family toxin: protein MNHTSILIDSCALVAYYSEQDVYHDIMCRFLAECTSELITPTSCITETMWLLDYDYRVQNEFLDEVLNGVYIHETLTNDDLRRIIELNKKYADRKPDFADLSLVAVSERLDIPAIATFDKDFQVYRRYRNQPFVNVLA from the coding sequence ATGAATCACACTTCTATTCTTATTGATAGTTGTGCCTTGGTTGCCTACTACAGTGAGCAAGATGTTTATCACGATATCATGTGTAGATTTCTCGCTGAATGTACCAGTGAGCTGATCACCCCCACAAGCTGTATCACAGAAACCATGTGGCTACTCGATTATGACTATCGCGTTCAAAATGAATTTTTGGATGAAGTTCTAAATGGAGTGTATATTCACGAAACCTTGACCAATGATGATTTACGGCGAATTATTGAATTGAACAAAAAATATGCAGATCGCAAGCCTGATTTTGCCGATTTATCACTAGTTGCTGTTTCCGAGAGACTAGATATTCCTGCGATCGCGACTTTTGACAAAGACTTTCAAGTATATCGACGTTATCGCAATCAGCCTTTTGTAAATGTTCTTGCCTAA
- a CDS encoding ADP-ribosylglycohydrolase family protein produces MLGAIVGDIVGSIYEFNNHRSKDFPLFGEDCKFTDDTVLTIAVADCLMNNGNYNEYIKNYARKYTGRGYGGRFRQWISSESMEPYNSWGNGSAMRVSAVGFAYNDLEAVMNEAKRSAEVTHNHPEGIKGAQATAVAIFMARKGQSKEQIKAAIAQSFDYDLNRTVDEIRPTYVFNESCQETVPEAIIAFLESKDFEDAIRNAISLGGDSDTLACITGGIAEAFYGGVPKDISKKALSYLDSNMREVVEKFYGSLSQSEAG; encoded by the coding sequence ATGTTAGGTGCAATTGTTGGCGATATCGTTGGTTCGATTTATGAATTTAATAATCATCGCTCCAAAGACTTCCCTCTCTTTGGCGAAGACTGTAAATTCACCGATGATACAGTATTAACTATAGCGGTTGCTGATTGTTTAATGAACAATGGTAACTACAACGAATACATCAAGAACTATGCCCGCAAATATACAGGTAGAGGTTATGGTGGTCGCTTCAGACAATGGATTAGCTCTGAGAGCATGGAACCGTACAATAGCTGGGGTAATGGCTCAGCAATGCGAGTTAGCGCGGTAGGATTTGCCTATAACGATTTAGAAGCGGTGATGAATGAAGCTAAGCGATCGGCTGAAGTTACGCATAATCATCCAGAAGGAATCAAAGGTGCACAAGCGACGGCAGTAGCGATCTTTATGGCTCGCAAAGGTCAGAGCAAAGAGCAGATCAAAGCGGCGATCGCACAATCCTTTGACTATGACTTAAATCGAACTGTGGATGAAATACGTCCAACCTATGTTTTTAATGAGTCATGTCAAGAAACAGTACCAGAGGCGATTATCGCTTTTTTGGAATCGAAGGATTTTGAAGATGCGATCAGGAATGCAATTTCTTTAGGTGGTGATAGCGATACGCTTGCCTGTATTACTGGTGGTATTGCCGAAGCCTTTTATGGCGGTGTTCCAAAAGATATCTCTAAAAAAGCATTGAGTTATCTCGATTCCAATATGCGAGAAGTTGTGGAGAAATTTTATGGAAGTCTATCTCAATCAGAAGCGGGTTAA
- a CDS encoding protein phosphatase 2C domain-containing protein, whose protein sequence is MQEQVEVPDMRSLQVSASEIQNQGQNQGQNLSNQFEYACGSIIGRNHVLASKNNQDALRIVLWDNFVTAVVCDGCGSGKHSEVGAKLGSRMVTDAIADLLHQGLAISDPDFWNVLKINLLQKLKDFVTIANDSQESVMEFVNNYLLFTIVGLVITPSETVTFSMGDGAIAVNGKLIQIPAYPDNAPPYLAYGLYRSDAIEFEIRDQLPTAEVESVLIATDGIDDLIAVEEVDRFWQEDRYFKNPDAIRRKLSMLNREEVKPDWQKHELIKRSGVLSDDTTLVVIRKRLAFSC, encoded by the coding sequence ATGCAAGAGCAAGTTGAAGTCCCTGATATGCGATCGCTGCAAGTTTCTGCCTCAGAGATACAAAATCAAGGGCAAAATCAAGGGCAAAATTTGTCAAATCAGTTTGAATATGCCTGCGGATCAATTATTGGGCGCAACCATGTTCTTGCTAGTAAGAATAATCAGGATGCTCTGCGGATTGTTCTGTGGGATAACTTTGTAACGGCTGTAGTTTGTGACGGCTGCGGTAGTGGTAAACATAGCGAAGTTGGAGCAAAACTTGGTTCGCGGATGGTAACTGACGCGATCGCGGATTTACTCCATCAAGGTTTGGCAATATCTGATCCTGACTTTTGGAATGTTCTCAAAATAAACTTGTTACAAAAATTGAAAGATTTTGTCACGATCGCCAATGACTCTCAAGAATCAGTTATGGAATTTGTGAATAATTATCTATTATTTACAATTGTGGGCTTAGTTATTACTCCTAGCGAAACGGTTACTTTCTCAATGGGTGATGGTGCGATCGCAGTCAATGGCAAACTCATTCAAATTCCTGCCTATCCTGATAACGCACCTCCCTATCTTGCTTATGGGTTATATCGATCTGACGCTATTGAGTTTGAGATTCGCGATCAGCTACCCACAGCAGAAGTAGAATCAGTTTTGATCGCTACTGATGGAATTGATGATTTGATTGCGGTTGAAGAAGTTGATCGATTTTGGCAAGAAGATCGTTATTTCAAAAATCCTGATGCTATCAGGCGTAAATTATCCATGCTAAATCGAGAGGAAGTTAAGCCTGATTGGCAAAAGCACGAATTAATTAAGCGATCTGGAGTTTTATCTGACGACACAACTTTGGTGGTGATTAGAAAGCGATTAGCTTTTAGCTGTTAG
- a CDS encoding NUDIX domain-containing protein produces the protein MYNYEYPRPALTVDCIVFGLDAQQELKVMLIQRDIPPFQGQWAIPGGFVRMEETLEEAALRELQEETGIHHIFLEQLYTFGGLGRDPRDRTVTVAYYALINLVEQKIQASTDARAAEWFAISNIPQLAFDHDQILQIAIARLRSKIRYEPIGFELLPQNFSLSQLQKLYETVLDRSLDKRNFRKKILGMELLIDTGKVEHNVAHRAAKLYQFDENKYLQLKQKGFNFEI, from the coding sequence ATGTACAACTACGAATATCCTCGCCCTGCCCTCACCGTTGATTGCATTGTATTTGGACTTGATGCTCAGCAAGAACTCAAAGTCATGCTGATTCAGCGGGATATTCCACCATTTCAGGGGCAATGGGCGATCCCAGGGGGATTTGTACGTATGGAAGAAACCCTTGAAGAGGCGGCTTTACGAGAATTACAAGAGGAAACAGGCATTCATCATATTTTCTTAGAGCAGCTTTATACCTTTGGTGGTTTGGGGCGAGATCCCCGCGATCGCACAGTTACCGTTGCTTATTACGCCCTCATAAATTTGGTCGAGCAAAAAATTCAAGCTTCTACAGATGCCCGTGCGGCTGAATGGTTTGCAATTTCTAACATTCCTCAGCTCGCTTTTGACCACGATCAGATCTTGCAAATAGCGATCGCAAGGTTACGTAGCAAAATTCGTTATGAGCCGATCGGTTTTGAGCTATTACCTCAAAACTTTAGCTTGTCACAACTCCAAAAACTTTACGAAACTGTACTAGATCGATCTCTAGACAAACGTAATTTTCGCAAAAAAATTCTCGGTATGGAGTTACTCATCGATACGGGTAAAGTAGAGCACAATGTAGCCCATCGAGCCGCCAAGCTATATCAATTTGACGAGAATAAATACTTACAACTAAAGCAAAAGGGATTTAATTTTGAAATCTAA
- a CDS encoding ribonuclease H-like domain-containing protein — MYKKELKLPSRYINNFYDGSIYDLVFLDLEWCRDFHKDGLVQKIFGYTLTRILEDSNEQYIKIQFIESSTQEKKIIQDILNDLHSLQGKYFVGYGLSTSDMFCLRQRIDALDFIPNVDNIKILDLQRIIQRTDLNQGLNNLFAYLEIPIYKRIKGYYVFRNGIKVLRKERGYETILNEIYEYCLEDAENYFHIISNWQTQFPLVDRHKHQIINLKIDPRSEQRIRSRRGAALQRPSS, encoded by the coding sequence ATGTATAAAAAGGAACTCAAGCTTCCAAGTCGATATATAAATAACTTCTACGATGGCTCAATCTATGATCTTGTTTTTTTAGACTTAGAATGGTGTCGCGATTTTCATAAAGATGGATTAGTACAAAAAATATTTGGTTATACGCTTACTCGTATTTTAGAAGATAGCAATGAGCAATATATAAAAATCCAATTTATTGAATCAAGTACGCAAGAAAAGAAGATAATTCAAGACATTTTAAATGACTTACATAGCTTGCAGGGCAAGTACTTTGTTGGTTATGGTCTATCAACTAGCGATATGTTTTGCTTACGACAAAGAATTGATGCCCTAGATTTTATCCCTAATGTAGATAATATCAAAATCCTAGATTTACAAAGAATTATTCAAAGAACAGATCTCAACCAAGGATTGAATAATTTATTTGCTTATTTAGAAATTCCTATTTATAAAAGAATTAAGGGATACTACGTTTTTCGGAATGGAATTAAGGTGTTACGTAAAGAAAGAGGATACGAAACAATTCTTAATGAAATCTATGAATATTGTTTAGAAGATGCCGAAAATTATTTTCATATTATTAGTAATTGGCAAACTCAATTTCCCCTAGTCGATCGCCATAAACACCAGATAATCAACCTAAAAATCGATCCACGATCAGAGCAGCGCATTAGGTCTAGAAGGGGTGCTGCATTACAAAGACCTTCCAGTTAG
- a CDS encoding BolA family transcriptional regulator — protein MDATATIKTILQEKIGATIVEIEDRSDLHKHHQGRMNAPVGSGHYDAIVVAASFAGKTMMQQHRMVYAALSDQMQTTIHALSLKTYTPEQWQQI, from the coding sequence ATGGATGCAACCGCAACTATCAAAACTATTTTGCAAGAAAAAATCGGTGCAACAATTGTCGAAATTGAAGATCGTAGTGATTTGCATAAGCATCACCAAGGTCGCATGAATGCCCCAGTCGGTAGTGGTCATTATGATGCGATCGTTGTTGCTGCTAGTTTTGCTGGGAAAACGATGATGCAGCAGCATCGCATGGTCTATGCCGCCCTATCTGATCAGATGCAAACCACGATTCATGCCCTATCGCTCAAAACTTATACACCCGAACAATGGCAACAAATTTAA
- a CDS encoding 1-acyl-sn-glycerol-3-phosphate acyltransferase: MFKWLVVRPLLYLFYQERIYGTENVPLTGNLIVVSNHASDFDPLIVGSCMGRPVAFMAKEELFEIPVLKQAILAFGAYPVKRGAGDRAAIRAAISSIEEGWATGIFLQGTRTLDGRVTEPKLGAAMIAAKTQAPFLPISIWGTETILPKGAKFPKLFQPVTVRIGELIPPPDASDRTTLEAYTQKCADAINALHALGR; the protein is encoded by the coding sequence ATGTTCAAATGGCTGGTAGTTAGACCGCTGTTGTATTTGTTTTATCAAGAGCGAATTTATGGGACTGAGAATGTGCCACTCACAGGCAATCTCATCGTCGTTAGTAATCATGCTAGTGACTTCGATCCTCTAATTGTTGGTAGTTGCATGGGTCGTCCTGTCGCATTTATGGCGAAAGAGGAATTATTTGAAATACCTGTGCTCAAACAAGCAATTCTTGCCTTTGGAGCTTATCCAGTCAAACGTGGAGCAGGCGATCGCGCTGCAATTCGAGCTGCGATCTCTTCTATTGAGGAAGGTTGGGCAACGGGTATTTTTTTGCAAGGCACGCGTACATTGGATGGAAGAGTGACAGAACCAAAGTTGGGGGCGGCAATGATTGCGGCAAAAACTCAAGCTCCATTTTTGCCAATTAGTATTTGGGGAACAGAAACAATTTTACCGAAGGGGGCAAAATTTCCAAAGTTATTTCAGCCTGTCACGGTCAGGATCGGGGAGTTAATTCCACCACCTGATGCTAGCGATCGCACCACACTCGAAGCATATACACAAAAATGCGCGGATGCGATTAACGCACTCCACGCATTAGGAAGATAG